The following are from one region of the Sciurus carolinensis chromosome 5, mSciCar1.2, whole genome shotgun sequence genome:
- the Unc5b gene encoding netrin receptor UNC5B isoform X2, whose amino-acid sequence MWARSGTQGALLLALLLCWDPRLSQAGPDQVLPDAFPSAPAEPLPHFLEEPQDAYIVKNRPVELRCRARPATQIYFKCNGEWVSQNDHVTQEGLDQATGLRVREVQIEVSRQQVEELFGLEDYWCQCVAWSSAGTTKSRRAYVRIAYLRKNFDQEPLGKEVPLDHEVLLQCRPPEGVPVAEVEWLKNEDVIDPTQDTNFLLTIDHNLIIRQARLSDTANYTCVAKNIVAKRRSTTATVIVYVNGGWSSWAEWSPCSNRCGRGWQKRTRTCTNPAPLNGGAFCEGQAFQKTACTTVCPVDGAWTEWSKWSACSTECAHWRSRECMAPPPQNGGRDCSGTLLDSKNCTDGLCVQILEASGDVALYAGLVVAVLVVVAVLTAAGAVVYRRNCRDFDTDITDSSAALTGGFHPVNFKAARPGNPQLLHPSVPPDLTASAGIYRGPVYALQDSADKIPMTNSPLLDPLPSLKIKVYSSSTTSSAPGLPDRADLLGVLPPGTYPGDFSRDTHFLHLHGASLGSQQLLGLPRDPGSSVSGTFGCLGGRLSIPGTGVSLLVPNGAIPQGKFYEMYLLINKAESTLPLSEGTQTVLSPAVTCGPTGLLLCRPVILTVPHCAEVSAGDWIFQLKTQAHQGHWEEVVTLDEETLNTPCYCQLEARSCHILLDQLGTYVFTGESYSRSAIKRLQLAVFAPALCTSLEYSLRVYCLEDTPVALKEVLELERTLGGYLVEEPKPLLFKDSYHNLRLSLHDIPHAHWRSKLLAKYQEIPFCHIWSGSQKALHCTFTLERHSLASTELTCKICVRQVEGEGQIFQLHTTLAETPAGSLDALCSAPSSAVTTQLGPYAFKIPLSIRQKICHSLDAPNSRGNDWRLLAQKLSMDRYLNYFATKASPTGVILDLWEALQQDDGDLNSLASALEEMGKSEMLVAMATDGDC is encoded by the exons GCCCTGACCAGGTGCTGCCCGACGCCTTCCCGTCGGCGCCGGCCGAGCCGCTGCCCCACTTCCTGGAGGAGCCGCAGGACGCCTACATCGTGAAGAACCGGCCCGTGGAGCTGCGCTGCCGCGCCCGCCCCGCCACGCAGATCTACTTCAAGTGCAACGGCGAGTGGGTCAGCCAGAACGACCACGTCACGCAGGAGGGCCTGGACCAGGCCACCG GCCTGCGGGTGCGCGAGGTCCAGATCGAGGTGTCGCGGCAGCAGGTGGAGGAGCTCTTTGGGCTGGAGGACTACTGGTGCCAGTGTGTGGCGTGGAGCTCCGCGGGCACCACCAAGAGCCGCCGGGCCTACGTCCGCATCGCCT ACCTGCGCAAGAACTTCGACCAGGAGCCTCTGGGCAAGGAAGTGCCCCTGGACCACGAGGTTCTCCTGCAGTGCCGCCCGCCAGAGGGGGTGCCTGTGGCTGAG GTGGAGTGGCTCAAGAACGAGGATGTCATAGACCCCACCCAGGACACCAACTTCCTGCTCACCATCGACCACAACCTCATCATCCGCCAGGCCCGCCTGTCGGACACAGCCAACTACACCTGCGTGGCCAAGAACATCGTGGCCAAGCGCCGGAGCACCACAGCCACGGTCATCGTCTATG TGAACGGCGGCTGGTCCAGTTGGGCAGAGTGGTCGCCCTGCTCCAACCGCTGTGGCCGAGGCTGGCAGAAGCGCACGCGGACCTGCACCAACCCCGCCCCACTCAACGGAGGCGCCTTCTGCGAGGGCCAGGCCTTCCAGAAAACCGCCTGCACCACTGTGTGCCCAG TGGACGGCGCGTGGACTGAGTGGAGCAAGTGGTCAGCCTGCAGCACCGAGTGTGCCCACTGGCGCAGCCGAGAGTGCATGGCGCCCCCGCCCCAGAACGGAGGCCGGGACTGCAGCGGGACGCTGCTGGACTCCAAGAACTGCACCGATGGGCTGTGCGTGCAGA TCCTGGAGGCCTCGGGAGACGTGGCACTGTACGCAGGCCTGGTGGTGGCCGTCCTGGTGGTGGTGGCCGTCCTCACGGCGGCGGGGGCTGTGGTGTACCGCCGTAACTGCCGCGACTTCGACACGGACATCACCGACTCCTCTGCTGCCCTGACTGGTGGCTTCCACCCCGTCAACTTCAAGGCTGCGAGGCCCG gcaacccccagCTCCTGCACCCCTCTGTGCCTCCCGACCTGACAGCCAGCGCCGGCATCTACCGTGGGCCAGTGTACGCCCTGCAGGACTCGGCCGACAAGATCCCCATGACCAACTCGCCCCTGCTGGACCCCCTGCCCAGCCTCAAGATCAAAGTCTACAGCTCCAGCACCACCAGCTCCGCGCCTGGCCTGCCGGACAGGGCCGACCTGCTGGGAGTCCTGCCGCCCGGCACCTACCCTGGCGACTTCTCCCGGGACACACACTTCCTGCACCTGCACGGCGCCAGCCTGGGCTCCCAGCAGCTCCTGGGCCTGCCCCGGGACCCGGGGAGCAGCGTCAGCGGCACCTTCGGTTGCCTGGGCGGGAGGCTCAGCATCCCTGGCACAG GGGTCAGCCTGTTGGTGCCCAATGGAGCCATTCCCCAGGGCAAGTTCTACGAGATGTACCTACTTATCAACAAGGCAGAAAGCACCCT cccactTTCAGAAGGGACCCAGACAGTATTGAGCCCCGCGGTGACCTGCGGGCCCACGGGCCTCCTGCTGTGCCGCCCCGTCATCCTCACCGTACCCCACTGTGCTGAAGTCAGTGCTGGCGACTGGATCTTCCAACTCAAGACCCAGGCCCACCAGGGCCACTGGGAG GAGGTGGTGACCCTGGACGAGGAGACCCTGAACACCCCCTGCTACTGCCAGCTGGAGGCCAGGTCCTGCCACATCCTGCTGGACCAGCTGGGCACCTACGTGTTCACAGGGGAGTCCTATTCCCGCTCGGCCATCAAACGGCTCCAGCTGGCCGTCTTCGCCCCGGCCCTGTGCACCTCCCTGGAGTACAGCCTCAGGGTCTACTGCCTAGAGGACACGCCCGTGGCACTGAAG GAAGTGCTGGAGCTGGAGCGGACGCTGGGTGGCTACCTGGTGGAGGAACCCAAACCCCTGCTGTTTAAGGACAGTTACCACAACCTGCGCCTCTCCCTGCATGACATCCCCCATGCCCACTGGAGAAGCAAGCTGCTGGCCAAGTACCAG GAGATCCCCTTCTGCCACATCTGGAGTGGCAGCCAGAAGGCCCTGCACTGCACGTTCACCCTGGAGAGGCACAGCCTGGCCTCCACGGAGCTCACCTGCAAGATCTGCGTGCGCCAGGTGGAAGGGGAGGGCCAGATATTCCAGCTGCACACCACGCTGGCCGAG ACTCCTGCTGGCTCCCTGGACGCCCTCTGCTCCGCGCCCAGCAGCGCCGTCACCACCCAGCTTGGACCCTATGCCTTCAAGATTCCACTGTCCATCCGCCAGAAGATATGCCACAGCCTCGACGCCCCCAATTCACGGGGCAACGACTGGCGGCTGCTGGCGCAGAAGCTGTCCATGGACCG GTACCTGAATTACTTTGCCACCAAAGCGAGCCCCACCGGGGTGATCCTGGACCTCTGGGAAGCTCTGCAGCAGGACGACGGGGACCTCAACAGCCTGGCGAGTGCCTTGGAGGAGATGGGCAAGAGCGAGATGCTGGTGGCCATGGCCACTGACGGGGACTGCTGA
- the Unc5b gene encoding netrin receptor UNC5B isoform X1, producing MWARSGTQGALLLALLLCWDPRLSQAGPDQVLPDAFPSAPAEPLPHFLEEPQDAYIVKNRPVELRCRARPATQIYFKCNGEWVSQNDHVTQEGLDQATGLRVREVQIEVSRQQVEELFGLEDYWCQCVAWSSAGTTKSRRAYVRIAYLRKNFDQEPLGKEVPLDHEVLLQCRPPEGVPVAEVEWLKNEDVIDPTQDTNFLLTIDHNLIIRQARLSDTANYTCVAKNIVAKRRSTTATVIVYVNGGWSSWAEWSPCSNRCGRGWQKRTRTCTNPAPLNGGAFCEGQAFQKTACTTVCPVDGAWTEWSKWSACSTECAHWRSRECMAPPPQNGGRDCSGTLLDSKNCTDGLCVQNKRTLSDPKSHLLEASGDVALYAGLVVAVLVVVAVLTAAGAVVYRRNCRDFDTDITDSSAALTGGFHPVNFKAARPGNPQLLHPSVPPDLTASAGIYRGPVYALQDSADKIPMTNSPLLDPLPSLKIKVYSSSTTSSAPGLPDRADLLGVLPPGTYPGDFSRDTHFLHLHGASLGSQQLLGLPRDPGSSVSGTFGCLGGRLSIPGTGVSLLVPNGAIPQGKFYEMYLLINKAESTLPLSEGTQTVLSPAVTCGPTGLLLCRPVILTVPHCAEVSAGDWIFQLKTQAHQGHWEEVVTLDEETLNTPCYCQLEARSCHILLDQLGTYVFTGESYSRSAIKRLQLAVFAPALCTSLEYSLRVYCLEDTPVALKEVLELERTLGGYLVEEPKPLLFKDSYHNLRLSLHDIPHAHWRSKLLAKYQEIPFCHIWSGSQKALHCTFTLERHSLASTELTCKICVRQVEGEGQIFQLHTTLAETPAGSLDALCSAPSSAVTTQLGPYAFKIPLSIRQKICHSLDAPNSRGNDWRLLAQKLSMDRYLNYFATKASPTGVILDLWEALQQDDGDLNSLASALEEMGKSEMLVAMATDGDC from the exons GCCCTGACCAGGTGCTGCCCGACGCCTTCCCGTCGGCGCCGGCCGAGCCGCTGCCCCACTTCCTGGAGGAGCCGCAGGACGCCTACATCGTGAAGAACCGGCCCGTGGAGCTGCGCTGCCGCGCCCGCCCCGCCACGCAGATCTACTTCAAGTGCAACGGCGAGTGGGTCAGCCAGAACGACCACGTCACGCAGGAGGGCCTGGACCAGGCCACCG GCCTGCGGGTGCGCGAGGTCCAGATCGAGGTGTCGCGGCAGCAGGTGGAGGAGCTCTTTGGGCTGGAGGACTACTGGTGCCAGTGTGTGGCGTGGAGCTCCGCGGGCACCACCAAGAGCCGCCGGGCCTACGTCCGCATCGCCT ACCTGCGCAAGAACTTCGACCAGGAGCCTCTGGGCAAGGAAGTGCCCCTGGACCACGAGGTTCTCCTGCAGTGCCGCCCGCCAGAGGGGGTGCCTGTGGCTGAG GTGGAGTGGCTCAAGAACGAGGATGTCATAGACCCCACCCAGGACACCAACTTCCTGCTCACCATCGACCACAACCTCATCATCCGCCAGGCCCGCCTGTCGGACACAGCCAACTACACCTGCGTGGCCAAGAACATCGTGGCCAAGCGCCGGAGCACCACAGCCACGGTCATCGTCTATG TGAACGGCGGCTGGTCCAGTTGGGCAGAGTGGTCGCCCTGCTCCAACCGCTGTGGCCGAGGCTGGCAGAAGCGCACGCGGACCTGCACCAACCCCGCCCCACTCAACGGAGGCGCCTTCTGCGAGGGCCAGGCCTTCCAGAAAACCGCCTGCACCACTGTGTGCCCAG TGGACGGCGCGTGGACTGAGTGGAGCAAGTGGTCAGCCTGCAGCACCGAGTGTGCCCACTGGCGCAGCCGAGAGTGCATGGCGCCCCCGCCCCAGAACGGAGGCCGGGACTGCAGCGGGACGCTGCTGGACTCCAAGAACTGCACCGATGGGCTGTGCGTGCAGA ATAAGAGAACTCTAAGCGATCCCAAAAGCCACC TCCTGGAGGCCTCGGGAGACGTGGCACTGTACGCAGGCCTGGTGGTGGCCGTCCTGGTGGTGGTGGCCGTCCTCACGGCGGCGGGGGCTGTGGTGTACCGCCGTAACTGCCGCGACTTCGACACGGACATCACCGACTCCTCTGCTGCCCTGACTGGTGGCTTCCACCCCGTCAACTTCAAGGCTGCGAGGCCCG gcaacccccagCTCCTGCACCCCTCTGTGCCTCCCGACCTGACAGCCAGCGCCGGCATCTACCGTGGGCCAGTGTACGCCCTGCAGGACTCGGCCGACAAGATCCCCATGACCAACTCGCCCCTGCTGGACCCCCTGCCCAGCCTCAAGATCAAAGTCTACAGCTCCAGCACCACCAGCTCCGCGCCTGGCCTGCCGGACAGGGCCGACCTGCTGGGAGTCCTGCCGCCCGGCACCTACCCTGGCGACTTCTCCCGGGACACACACTTCCTGCACCTGCACGGCGCCAGCCTGGGCTCCCAGCAGCTCCTGGGCCTGCCCCGGGACCCGGGGAGCAGCGTCAGCGGCACCTTCGGTTGCCTGGGCGGGAGGCTCAGCATCCCTGGCACAG GGGTCAGCCTGTTGGTGCCCAATGGAGCCATTCCCCAGGGCAAGTTCTACGAGATGTACCTACTTATCAACAAGGCAGAAAGCACCCT cccactTTCAGAAGGGACCCAGACAGTATTGAGCCCCGCGGTGACCTGCGGGCCCACGGGCCTCCTGCTGTGCCGCCCCGTCATCCTCACCGTACCCCACTGTGCTGAAGTCAGTGCTGGCGACTGGATCTTCCAACTCAAGACCCAGGCCCACCAGGGCCACTGGGAG GAGGTGGTGACCCTGGACGAGGAGACCCTGAACACCCCCTGCTACTGCCAGCTGGAGGCCAGGTCCTGCCACATCCTGCTGGACCAGCTGGGCACCTACGTGTTCACAGGGGAGTCCTATTCCCGCTCGGCCATCAAACGGCTCCAGCTGGCCGTCTTCGCCCCGGCCCTGTGCACCTCCCTGGAGTACAGCCTCAGGGTCTACTGCCTAGAGGACACGCCCGTGGCACTGAAG GAAGTGCTGGAGCTGGAGCGGACGCTGGGTGGCTACCTGGTGGAGGAACCCAAACCCCTGCTGTTTAAGGACAGTTACCACAACCTGCGCCTCTCCCTGCATGACATCCCCCATGCCCACTGGAGAAGCAAGCTGCTGGCCAAGTACCAG GAGATCCCCTTCTGCCACATCTGGAGTGGCAGCCAGAAGGCCCTGCACTGCACGTTCACCCTGGAGAGGCACAGCCTGGCCTCCACGGAGCTCACCTGCAAGATCTGCGTGCGCCAGGTGGAAGGGGAGGGCCAGATATTCCAGCTGCACACCACGCTGGCCGAG ACTCCTGCTGGCTCCCTGGACGCCCTCTGCTCCGCGCCCAGCAGCGCCGTCACCACCCAGCTTGGACCCTATGCCTTCAAGATTCCACTGTCCATCCGCCAGAAGATATGCCACAGCCTCGACGCCCCCAATTCACGGGGCAACGACTGGCGGCTGCTGGCGCAGAAGCTGTCCATGGACCG GTACCTGAATTACTTTGCCACCAAAGCGAGCCCCACCGGGGTGATCCTGGACCTCTGGGAAGCTCTGCAGCAGGACGACGGGGACCTCAACAGCCTGGCGAGTGCCTTGGAGGAGATGGGCAAGAGCGAGATGCTGGTGGCCATGGCCACTGACGGGGACTGCTGA